The Haemophilus parainfluenzae genome window below encodes:
- a CDS encoding energy transducer TonB has protein sequence MNSQQTKRSLLGLLISLLVHGSILGALFWNWHTPHEAASNALGEISTTISMEMIQGMRVEEPAPEAEPEPQQAELEPEKQEVVSDPTKKPEPEKKKEPEKKPEKPIEKLKPKPKEKPKEKPKNEVKAEKAVEMPKSLPIGDKNINSTATANSKATTTGQPGTNGVQGGSGTNTDELNAYRAAIRREIERHKRYPARAKMMRKQGVVSVSFSVGADGSLSGERVTNSSGDESLDNAALEAVRSARPVGPKPAGFASSVSVPISFTIQ, from the coding sequence ATGAACAGCCAACAAACCAAACGATCATTATTAGGTTTGCTTATTTCTTTATTGGTTCATGGTAGCATCCTTGGAGCGTTATTTTGGAACTGGCATACGCCACATGAAGCGGCGAGTAATGCTCTAGGTGAAATATCCACGACGATTTCAATGGAAATGATTCAAGGGATGAGAGTGGAAGAACCCGCTCCTGAGGCGGAACCTGAACCTCAACAGGCAGAACTAGAACCTGAAAAACAGGAAGTCGTCTCGGATCCAACAAAGAAACCAGAACCTGAGAAGAAAAAAGAACCTGAGAAAAAGCCAGAAAAACCAATAGAAAAACTGAAACCAAAACCGAAAGAGAAGCCAAAGGAAAAACCTAAAAATGAGGTAAAAGCAGAGAAAGCGGTAGAAATGCCGAAGAGTCTACCGATTGGCGATAAGAATATAAATTCAACGGCTACGGCAAATTCTAAAGCAACGACCACAGGTCAACCTGGTACAAATGGCGTTCAAGGTGGCTCAGGTACCAATACGGATGAGCTAAATGCTTATCGTGCAGCTATTCGACGTGAAATTGAACGGCACAAGCGCTACCCTGCTCGAGCGAAGATGATGCGTAAACAAGGTGTTGTGAGCGTGAGTTTTAGTGTGGGTGCAGATGGCTCCTTATCAGGAGAACGTGTCACAAACTCCTCTGGAGATGAAAGCTTAGACAACGCAGCACTTGAAGCGGTGAGAAGTGCAAGACCTGTTGGTCCAAAACCAGCTGGATTTGCTTCTTCAGTAAGCGTACCAATTAGTTTCACTATTCAATAA
- the dusB gene encoding tRNA dihydrouridine synthase DusB has translation MRIGSYELKNRILLAPMAGITDQPFRRLCAHYGAGLTFSEMMSTNPQVWHTEKSKLRLAHSEELGLNAVQIAGSDPLEMAQAAAINVAYGAEIIDINMGCPAKKVNRKLAGSALLQFPDLVEKILKEVVNAVDVPVTLKIRTGWDKANRNCVQIGKIAEQSGIQALTIHGRTKECLFEGEAEYDNIRAVKQSISIPVIANGDIDSASKAKKVLEYTGADAIMIGRATLGNPWLFQAVEALVEHDSIIQTPSLREKCGHILRHIQELHQFYGEQKGYRIARKHVAWYLQGIQPDSVFRQTFNAINEPKEQLIVLEDFLNSILDKEKC, from the coding sequence ATGCGAATTGGTTCTTATGAATTAAAAAATCGTATTTTATTGGCTCCCATGGCAGGTATCACGGATCAACCTTTTCGACGTTTATGTGCCCATTACGGTGCGGGATTAACGTTTTCAGAGATGATGTCCACCAATCCTCAAGTTTGGCATACAGAGAAATCGAAACTTCGTTTAGCACATAGTGAAGAGCTAGGATTAAATGCGGTGCAAATCGCAGGTTCTGATCCTTTAGAAATGGCCCAAGCTGCAGCAATTAATGTAGCCTATGGCGCTGAAATTATCGACATCAATATGGGCTGTCCCGCAAAGAAAGTAAATCGAAAGCTAGCGGGCTCTGCACTTCTTCAATTTCCCGATTTAGTGGAAAAAATTTTAAAAGAAGTCGTGAATGCCGTTGATGTGCCTGTGACGTTAAAAATTCGCACAGGTTGGGATAAAGCAAATCGAAACTGTGTGCAAATCGGCAAAATTGCAGAACAATCTGGTATTCAGGCTTTAACCATTCACGGGCGGACGAAAGAATGCTTATTTGAAGGGGAAGCGGAATACGACAATATTCGAGCAGTCAAACAATCAATTTCAATTCCAGTCATTGCGAATGGTGATATTGATTCTGCCTCGAAAGCGAAAAAGGTACTTGAGTACACAGGTGCCGATGCAATAATGATCGGTCGTGCCACACTAGGCAACCCATGGCTTTTTCAAGCCGTCGAGGCCTTAGTGGAACATGATTCGATAATTCAAACTCCAAGTTTGCGTGAAAAGTGCGGTCATATTTTGCGTCATATTCAGGAACTTCATCAGTTCTATGGTGAGCAAAAAGGCTATCGAATAGCCCGTAAGCACGTAGCTTGGTATTTACAGGGAATTCAACCCGATTCCGTTTTTAGACAGACTTTTAACGCAATTAATGAACCGAAAGAGCAGTTAATTGTGCTGGAAGATTTTTTAAATTCAATTTTGGATAAAGAAAAATGTTAG
- a CDS encoding surface lipoprotein assembly modifier, whose product MTSQSKLILFLSSSLLLSSFSFAVEKSPKPRDERFDDQLQLAKPDLSTQKPQIPEKRDDKHTLSITKEELAKHPDLIVRGLIPAVLQNNGDAVQLLLPLYQNLPKQDPFLLEWANAINARENGRFSEAVTRYRTLFSQDSTILPLRYQLAQALFLNNDNEAAKDQFQKLRAEQVSPESIVMIDQYLSALNRRDQWRFQGGLSFLNESNINNAPKPGTRIGNWNAWERESATGFSYFAEAEKKWSLPHNYFTKFSIEGNGKYYWDNKKYNEFNGRVGAGLGYQTARFEISLMPFTERRWYAGGSSGSESMKQYSKNSGTRLDLTYWLNEKWQISTALEYGEQRYNTRKHLNGNNYLWSNTLSYFPKSGQFWFIGADYNRENTRDEDNAYQRKNLRLGWVQEWGWGISTRISFAYARRTYKGADLFNIRQKNNEYQSAVTLWHRDLYFWGITPKITWSYQRVSSNHPFYSYDKNRIFLEMGKTF is encoded by the coding sequence ATGACTTCACAATCTAAACTTATTTTATTTTTAAGCTCCTCATTATTGCTTAGTTCATTCTCTTTTGCAGTAGAGAAGTCTCCTAAACCTCGGGATGAGCGGTTTGATGATCAGCTTCAGCTTGCGAAACCTGACTTATCCACTCAAAAGCCACAAATTCCAGAAAAACGTGATGATAAACATACACTTTCCATTACGAAAGAAGAATTGGCAAAACATCCTGATTTGATCGTACGTGGATTGATTCCTGCAGTGTTGCAAAATAACGGTGACGCCGTTCAACTATTACTGCCGTTGTATCAAAATTTGCCAAAACAAGATCCATTTTTACTTGAGTGGGCAAATGCAATTAATGCTCGTGAAAATGGTCGTTTTTCAGAGGCGGTAACTCGTTATCGTACGCTATTTTCTCAAGATTCGACCATTCTGCCATTGCGTTATCAGTTAGCACAAGCACTCTTTTTAAACAATGATAATGAGGCAGCCAAAGATCAATTCCAAAAGCTGAGAGCTGAACAAGTTTCACCCGAGTCTATCGTCATGATAGACCAATATCTTTCTGCACTTAACCGCCGAGATCAATGGAGGTTTCAAGGTGGTTTGAGCTTCTTAAACGAAAGTAATATTAACAATGCGCCAAAACCTGGCACTCGCATTGGAAATTGGAATGCCTGGGAGCGCGAAAGTGCAACAGGTTTTTCTTATTTTGCAGAAGCAGAGAAAAAATGGTCATTACCCCATAATTATTTCACTAAATTTTCTATCGAAGGTAATGGGAAATATTACTGGGATAATAAAAAATATAATGAATTTAATGGTAGAGTTGGCGCTGGATTAGGTTATCAAACAGCACGTTTTGAGATTTCATTGATGCCATTTACAGAAAGACGATGGTATGCAGGTGGCTCCTCAGGTAGTGAGTCAATGAAGCAGTATTCGAAGAATTCAGGTACTCGTTTGGATTTAACTTATTGGTTGAATGAAAAGTGGCAAATTTCAACCGCACTTGAGTATGGTGAACAGCGTTATAACACTCGTAAACACTTGAATGGAAATAACTATCTTTGGTCGAATACGTTATCTTATTTTCCTAAGAGTGGTCAATTTTGGTTCATAGGTGCTGATTATAATCGTGAAAATACGCGAGATGAAGACAATGCTTATCAACGTAAAAACCTCCGTTTAGGCTGGGTGCAAGAGTGGGGATGGGGTATTTCAACCCGAATTTCCTTTGCCTATGCACGTAGAACTTACAAAGGAGCTGATTTATTCAATATTCGTCAGAAAAATAATGAATATCAATCGGCAGTAACATTATGGCATCGAGATCTTTACTTCTGGGGAATCACGCCTAAAATTACATGGTCTTATCAACGAGTTTCAAGTAATCACCCATTTTATAGCTACGACAAAAATCGTATTTTCCTTGAAATGGGTAAAACATTCTAA
- a CDS encoding YhdT family protein, translating to MDLSQRYKQAAKEARWALGLAIFYVIGWCVCAYLPKDSPGPIGFPLWFELSCIYLPILFVVIGYWIVKIVFLDIPLDVESKENK from the coding sequence ATGGATTTATCACAACGATATAAACAGGCAGCCAAGGAAGCTCGCTGGGCATTAGGTTTAGCTATTTTTTATGTGATTGGGTGGTGTGTGTGTGCTTATCTCCCGAAAGATTCACCCGGGCCGATAGGTTTTCCGTTATGGTTTGAATTATCCTGCATTTATTTACCTATTTTGTTTGTCGTCATTGGGTATTGGATTGTCAAAATTGTCTTTTTAGATATCCCGCTAGATGTTGAGTCAAAGGAGAATAAATAA
- the panF gene encoding sodium/pantothenate symporter, translating to MNLGIILPLAIYLVFIFGAALFAYVKRSKGDFLTEYYVGNRSMTGFVLAMTTASTYASASSFVGGPGAAYKYGLGWVLLAMIQVPAVWLALGALGKKFALLSRETNALTINDLFLYRYKNKYLVWISSLALLLAFFAAMVVQFIGGARLLETTIGIPYTHALLIFALTVAIYTFIGGFRAVVLTDTIQGTVMILGTIVLLVGVIYHLGGVESAVNKLTEIDPSLVSPYGPNEMLDFQFMASFWILVCFGVVGLPHTAVRCMAFKDSKALHRGMLIGTIVLSVIMLGMHLAGALGRAVVPDLTVSDKVIPTLMLEVLPPIVAGIFLAAPMSAIMSTVDAQLIQSSSIFVKDLYLASKPEAAKNEKRISRISSVITLVLSALLILAALNPPDMIIWLNLFAFGGLEAAFLWVIVLGIYWDKANATGAISSMVVGLSSFVLLTQFGIKLLGFNAIVPALVFGLIAFILGNQFGAQKQ from the coding sequence ATGAATTTAGGTATTATTCTCCCATTAGCTATCTATTTAGTCTTCATCTTTGGCGCGGCATTATTTGCTTATGTAAAACGCAGTAAAGGTGATTTCCTTACGGAATATTATGTAGGAAATCGCTCCATGACGGGCTTTGTCCTTGCGATGACAACGGCTTCCACTTATGCCAGTGCCAGTTCTTTTGTTGGTGGACCAGGGGCTGCCTATAAATACGGGCTGGGTTGGGTATTACTCGCCATGATCCAAGTGCCGGCTGTGTGGTTAGCCTTAGGTGCATTGGGCAAAAAGTTTGCATTACTTTCTCGCGAAACCAATGCACTCACCATCAATGATCTATTTCTCTATCGTTATAAAAATAAATATCTCGTTTGGATTTCCAGTCTAGCATTGTTGCTTGCCTTCTTTGCTGCCATGGTTGTGCAATTTATTGGTGGGGCGAGATTACTCGAAACTACGATAGGGATTCCTTATACTCACGCCTTGCTTATTTTTGCCTTAACGGTTGCCATTTATACGTTTATTGGTGGTTTCCGAGCAGTCGTGTTAACCGATACAATTCAAGGTACGGTAATGATTTTGGGCACAATCGTGTTATTGGTGGGCGTTATTTACCATCTCGGTGGCGTAGAAAGTGCGGTCAATAAATTAACTGAAATTGATCCGAGTTTAGTGAGTCCTTACGGCCCGAATGAGATGCTAGATTTTCAATTTATGGCATCCTTTTGGATCCTAGTCTGTTTCGGTGTGGTTGGTTTACCACATACAGCCGTCCGTTGCATGGCTTTCAAAGACAGTAAAGCCTTACATCGAGGCATGCTCATTGGTACGATTGTCCTTTCAGTTATTATGTTAGGGATGCATTTGGCGGGCGCTTTAGGACGTGCCGTTGTGCCAGATTTAACGGTATCAGATAAAGTCATTCCAACCTTAATGTTGGAAGTGCTTCCTCCTATTGTTGCAGGGATTTTCCTAGCCGCACCGATGTCGGCGATTATGTCCACAGTTGATGCGCAACTCATTCAATCCTCCTCAATTTTTGTGAAAGACTTATATCTTGCAAGCAAACCTGAAGCAGCGAAGAATGAAAAACGAATTAGCCGTATTTCATCAGTCATCACACTTGTTTTATCGGCGTTGTTAATTCTTGCGGCACTTAATCCACCGGATATGATTATTTGGTTGAATTTGTTTGCTTTCGGAGGATTAGAAGCGGCATTTCTTTGGGTGATTGTATTAGGCATTTATTGGGATAAAGCAAATGCAACAGGGGCAATAAGCTCGATGGTGGTGGGATTAAGCAGTTTTGTATTGCTGACTCAATTTGGCATCAAATTATTGGGTTTTAATGCGATTGTTCCAGCACTTGTATTTGGTTTGATTGCGTTCATCTTAGGCAATCAATTCGGTGCCCAAAAACAGTAA
- the accB gene encoding acetyl-CoA carboxylase biotin carboxyl carrier protein, which translates to MDIRKIKKLIELVEESGITELEVQEEEGTVRISRAAPAVAPAAIQYAAAPVAPVAAPAAVPAPASPAEAPAAEVSGHQVRSPMVGTFYRSPSPEAKAFVEVGQTVKVGDALCIVEAMKMMNRIEADKAGVVKAILVNDGEAVEFDQPLIVIE; encoded by the coding sequence ATGGACATTCGTAAAATCAAAAAACTGATTGAATTAGTAGAAGAATCGGGGATCACTGAATTAGAAGTGCAAGAAGAAGAAGGTACAGTACGTATTAGTCGTGCGGCACCAGCTGTTGCACCTGCTGCAATTCAATATGCAGCGGCGCCAGTCGCCCCGGTTGCGGCTCCGGCAGCAGTGCCAGCACCTGCATCACCTGCTGAAGCGCCAGCCGCTGAAGTTTCTGGCCACCAAGTGCGTTCACCAATGGTAGGTACGTTCTATCGTAGCCCAAGCCCAGAAGCGAAAGCTTTCGTTGAAGTGGGACAAACAGTCAAAGTAGGCGATGCACTTTGTATCGTTGAAGCAATGAAAATGATGAACCGTATCGAAGCAGACAAAGCTGGTGTGGTAAAAGCAATCTTAGTAAATGATGGCGAAGCAGTTGAATTTGATCAACCATTGATCGTTATCGAATAA
- a CDS encoding DMT family transporter — MIYQILALFIWSSAFVAAKYTFTMMDTILMIQARLLMAAIIVMPLFFRRWKGVSKPMRKQLWWLGFFNYTATFLLQFIGLKYTSAASATTMIGLEPLCVIFIGHFFFQDRAKWYHWLCGAFAFLGVAILILGGQGNEGSSEISLLGCSLVVAASIVFACCLRWTKKVVATVSAQAYTSISIVLATITMLPFTLLMTENWDIHFNWLGFFGLIYLGVACSWFAFWLWNKGLNSVDAKISGILTALEPIFGVFLAVLLLNEEVSLVSALGIIIIVSSALGVSLLPKWLHKEIN, encoded by the coding sequence ATGATTTACCAGATCCTGGCGTTGTTTATTTGGAGTAGTGCCTTTGTTGCCGCAAAATACACCTTTACAATGATGGATACTATTTTAATGATCCAAGCCCGTTTATTAATGGCGGCGATTATTGTGATGCCACTCTTTTTTCGTCGTTGGAAAGGCGTGTCTAAACCGATGCGAAAACAACTGTGGTGGTTAGGTTTTTTTAATTATACCGCGACCTTTTTGCTGCAATTTATTGGTTTAAAATATACGAGTGCGGCGAGCGCAACAACCATGATTGGATTAGAGCCGTTATGCGTGATTTTTATTGGGCATTTTTTCTTTCAAGATCGTGCGAAATGGTATCATTGGTTGTGTGGGGCTTTTGCCTTTTTAGGTGTGGCCATTTTAATTCTAGGTGGGCAGGGCAATGAAGGTTCAAGTGAAATTAGCTTATTGGGATGCTCATTAGTGGTGGCGGCAAGTATTGTGTTTGCTTGTTGCTTGCGTTGGACGAAAAAAGTGGTGGCAACGGTTTCAGCACAAGCCTATACATCAATTTCGATTGTGTTAGCAACCATCACCATGCTGCCATTTACTTTATTGATGACTGAAAACTGGGATATCCATTTTAACTGGCTTGGTTTCTTCGGATTGATTTATCTCGGCGTAGCGTGCAGTTGGTTTGCTTTTTGGTTATGGAATAAAGGCTTAAATTCAGTGGATGCAAAAATCTCGGGAATTTTGACCGCACTTGAACCGATTTTTGGTGTCTTTTTGGCAGTATTATTACTCAACGAAGAGGTTTCACTTGTTTCAGCGCTTGGGATTATCATTATTGTGTCTTCAGCCCTAGGCGTAAGTTTATTACCGAAATGGTTACATAAAGAAATTAATTAA
- the aroQ gene encoding type II 3-dehydroquinate dehydratase, translating to MSKKFNILLLNGPNLNMLGAREPKHYGSLSLSVIEENVEKLAAQHDVNLSCFQANSEEKLIDKIHQSFQKVDFILINPAAYTHTSVALRDALLAVSIPFVEIHLSNVHKREPFRHHSYFSDVAEGVICGLGAKGYEFALQFALDFLNKKA from the coding sequence ATGTCAAAAAAATTCAATATTTTGCTGTTAAATGGCCCGAACTTAAATATGTTGGGCGCAAGAGAGCCAAAACATTATGGTTCGCTTTCGTTATCTGTCATTGAAGAAAATGTGGAAAAACTTGCGGCGCAGCATGATGTGAATTTGTCGTGCTTTCAAGCAAATAGCGAAGAAAAGTTAATCGATAAGATTCATCAAAGTTTTCAGAAAGTGGATTTTATTTTAATTAACCCTGCAGCTTATACGCATACCAGTGTTGCATTACGTGATGCGTTGCTTGCTGTGTCAATTCCTTTTGTTGAAATCCATTTGTCTAATGTACATAAGCGCGAGCCATTCCGTCATCATTCTTACTTTAGTGATGTAGCAGAAGGGGTGATTTGTGGCTTAGGTGCGAAAGGCTATGAGTTTGCTCTCCAATTTGCGTTAGATTTTTTAAATAAAAAAGCATAA
- a CDS encoding Slam-dependent surface lipoprotein — protein sequence MKNAILKFSLTALATLTLAACGSSGGGDAGSRSQAPTKDKPAAQTTQPAKKQTQPVKEQKNSSSSVSTSSNNKTGGAIVGDSDNKGNVTAKTVDLTSANLYKINVDGKDIPIGFGPGISARGWTQATAKTINGMKLNGKLEVCCGSYSNVRFGAVESQDPSQDDILFYNGYPTTSMPSSGVVTYRGDSIISADTDKLPDEDYLKGSSSFSADFGNKKLTGTLRTDNKDVVKIDANISGNGFSGTAKSDLLNSQGKAEGKFYGENAKELGGSAKANDNSWVGAYGAKAQ from the coding sequence ATGAAGAATGCTATTTTAAAGTTTAGTTTAACAGCTTTAGCTACATTAACTTTAGCTGCTTGTGGAAGCAGTGGCGGTGGTGATGCAGGAAGCAGAAGTCAAGCTCCAACGAAAGATAAACCAGCTGCACAAACAACTCAGCCTGCTAAAAAACAAACCCAACCTGTTAAAGAACAGAAGAATTCAAGTAGTTCAGTATCAACATCTTCAAATAATAAGACAGGCGGGGCAATAGTTGGTGATTCAGATAATAAGGGAAATGTTACAGCTAAAACTGTAGATCTTACTTCAGCAAATTTATATAAAATTAATGTTGATGGAAAAGATATTCCCATTGGTTTTGGTCCTGGTATTAGCGCAAGAGGTTGGACACAAGCCACCGCTAAAACGATTAATGGTATGAAATTAAATGGTAAATTAGAAGTTTGCTGTGGTTCTTATAGCAATGTTCGTTTTGGTGCGGTTGAAAGCCAAGATCCTAGTCAAGATGATATCTTGTTTTATAACGGATATCCAACAACTTCAATGCCATCATCAGGTGTAGTGACCTATAGAGGGGATAGCATTATTTCCGCGGATACCGATAAATTACCAGATGAAGATTATTTAAAAGGTTCATCTAGCTTTAGTGCTGATTTCGGTAATAAGAAATTAACAGGTACTTTACGCACAGATAATAAAGATGTAGTTAAGATTGATGCGAATATTTCTGGAAATGGTTTTTCAGGTACAGCTAAATCAGATTTGTTAAATTCTCAGGGTAAAGCTGAGGGTAAATTCTATGGTGAGAATGCAAAAGAATTAGGCGGTTCAGCTAAAGCTAATGATAATTCTTGGGTTGGAGCCTACGGTGCAAAAGCACAATAA
- the fis gene encoding DNA-binding transcriptional regulator Fis has translation MLEQQRNPSEALTVSVLNSQSQVTNKPLRDSVKQALRNYLSQLDGQDVNDLYELVLAEVEHPMLDMIMQYTRGNQTRAANMLGINRGTLRKKLKKYGMG, from the coding sequence ATGTTAGAACAACAACGTAATCCGTCTGAAGCGTTAACCGTTTCAGTTTTAAACTCTCAATCACAAGTAACAAACAAACCATTACGTGATTCAGTAAAACAAGCTTTACGCAATTACTTATCACAATTAGATGGTCAAGATGTGAATGATCTTTACGAATTAGTATTAGCGGAAGTTGAACACCCGATGTTAGATATGATTATGCAGTACACCCGCGGTAACCAAACCCGTGCAGCTAATATGCTCGGTATCAATCGTGGTACATTGCGTAAGAAATTGAAAAAATACGGTATGGGCTAA
- the accC gene encoding acetyl-CoA carboxylase biotin carboxylase subunit, translating into MLEKVVIANRGEIALRILRACKELGIKTVAVHSTADRDLKHVLLADETVCIGPAPSVKSYLNIPAIIAAAEVTGADAIHPGYGFLSENADFAEQVERSGFIFIGPTADVIRLMGDKVSAIKAMKKAGVPCVPGSDGPVGSDIAKNKEIAKRIGYPIIIKASGGGGGRGMRVVRSEDALEESIAMTKAEAKAAFNNDMVYMEKYLENPRHVEIQVLADTHGNAIYLAERDCSMQRRHQKVVEEAPAPGITEEVRRDIGTRCANACIEIGYRGAGTFEFLYENGEFYFIEMNTRIQVEHPVTEMITGVDLVKEQLRIAAGLPLSYKQEDIKVKGHAMECRINAEDPKTFLPSPGKVAHLHSPGGLGVRWDSHVYAGYTVPPHYDSMIAKLITYGDTRDVAIRRMQNALSETIIDGIKTNIPLHELILEDENFQKGGANIHYLEKKLGMYD; encoded by the coding sequence ATGTTAGAAAAAGTTGTGATTGCTAACCGTGGTGAAATTGCACTGCGTATTTTGCGTGCCTGTAAAGAATTAGGCATTAAAACTGTGGCGGTTCACTCTACCGCCGATCGTGATTTAAAACACGTATTACTTGCAGATGAAACAGTTTGTATCGGACCTGCGCCATCTGTAAAAAGTTATTTAAATATTCCTGCCATTATTGCCGCAGCAGAAGTAACCGGTGCGGATGCGATTCACCCTGGTTATGGTTTCCTTTCTGAAAACGCAGATTTTGCAGAGCAAGTTGAGCGTTCTGGTTTTATTTTTATTGGCCCAACTGCAGACGTCATTCGTTTGATGGGGGATAAAGTTTCTGCAATTAAAGCAATGAAAAAAGCGGGCGTGCCTTGTGTACCGGGTTCAGATGGTCCAGTAGGCAGCGATATCGCAAAAAATAAAGAAATTGCAAAACGTATTGGTTATCCAATTATTATCAAAGCATCTGGCGGCGGCGGCGGTCGTGGTATGCGTGTCGTTCGTAGCGAAGATGCACTTGAAGAATCCATTGCGATGACAAAAGCTGAAGCAAAAGCAGCATTTAATAATGACATGGTTTATATGGAAAAATATTTAGAAAATCCACGCCATGTTGAAATTCAAGTTTTAGCGGATACACACGGTAATGCAATTTATCTTGCAGAACGTGATTGTTCTATGCAACGTCGCCACCAAAAAGTCGTGGAAGAAGCGCCTGCACCAGGTATTACAGAAGAAGTTCGTCGTGACATCGGCACTCGTTGTGCGAATGCTTGTATCGAAATTGGTTATCGCGGTGCAGGTACGTTTGAATTCTTGTATGAAAATGGTGAATTCTATTTCATTGAAATGAATACCCGTATTCAAGTAGAGCATCCTGTAACAGAAATGATTACCGGTGTAGATTTGGTGAAAGAACAATTGCGCATTGCAGCTGGTTTACCACTTTCTTATAAACAAGAAGATATTAAAGTGAAAGGTCATGCGATGGAATGCCGTATCAATGCAGAAGATCCAAAAACATTCTTACCATCTCCAGGTAAAGTTGCACACTTGCACTCACCAGGTGGTTTAGGGGTTCGTTGGGATTCTCATGTATATGCTGGTTATACCGTTCCACCACACTACGATTCTATGATCGCAAAATTAATTACATACGGTGATACTCGTGATGTCGCAATCCGTCGTATGCAAAATGCATTATCAGAGACAATCATTGACGGTATCAAAACAAATATCCCTCTTCATGAACTCATCCTTGAAGATGAAAACTTTCAAAAAGGTGGCGCCAATATCCACTATTTAGAGAAGAAATTAGGGATGTATGATTAA
- the menC gene encoding o-succinylbenzoate synthase, whose amino-acid sequence MENKSFNLYRYSIPVDSQLILRGRFLKRREGLIVRVACSRDGWGEIAPLPGFSEETIEQAQEQAIEWLTNWCHASCEEPRVPLDGCYPSVAFGISTAMDEMKRYLNEEGNYHTAPLCYGDPDELYSELNQMPGDKVAKIKVGMYEANRDGLIADMFLEAIPDLQLRLDANRQWTLEKALKFAEKVKPQHRSRIQFLEEPCKTHEESRQFAAQTGINIAWDESVREPDFLLEKEPHLSAIVIKPTLVGSLQDCQKLIAKAHSLGIKAVISSSIESSLGLTQLARIAAQYTPNVTPGLDTLNLMQHQVLRAWPGSDLPLIDLNSEFITKIV is encoded by the coding sequence ATGGAAAACAAATCATTTAATCTTTATCGTTATTCTATTCCCGTCGACAGCCAATTAATTTTACGTGGACGCTTTTTGAAACGTCGAGAAGGTTTGATTGTACGTGTTGCTTGCAGCCGTGATGGCTGGGGCGAAATTGCACCTTTGCCTGGGTTTAGCGAAGAAACCATTGAACAAGCGCAAGAGCAAGCCATTGAATGGCTGACGAATTGGTGTCATGCAAGCTGCGAAGAACCAAGAGTCCCCCTTGACGGTTGTTATCCTTCTGTTGCCTTCGGTATTAGCACGGCGATGGATGAAATGAAACGTTATTTAAATGAGGAAGGTAACTATCATACTGCACCGTTGTGCTATGGTGATCCTGATGAGTTATATTCAGAACTGAATCAAATGCCAGGTGATAAAGTTGCTAAAATCAAAGTCGGCATGTATGAAGCAAATCGTGATGGTTTAATTGCCGACATGTTTTTGGAAGCTATTCCTGATTTGCAATTACGTCTAGATGCGAATCGTCAATGGACATTAGAAAAAGCCTTAAAATTTGCGGAGAAAGTGAAACCGCAACATCGTTCACGTATTCAATTTTTAGAAGAACCTTGTAAAACCCATGAAGAAAGCCGCCAGTTTGCAGCTCAAACAGGCATTAATATTGCTTGGGATGAAAGTGTGCGCGAGCCGGATTTTCTTTTAGAAAAGGAACCTCACTTAAGTGCCATTGTGATTAAACCAACACTGGTTGGTTCACTACAAGATTGTCAAAAGTTGATTGCAAAAGCACATAGTTTAGGCATAAAAGCAGTGATTAGCTCGAGCATTGAAAGTAGTCTAGGATTGACTCAACTTGCTCGTATCGCGGCACAATATACACCCAATGTGACGCCAGGACTAGATACGTTAAATTTGATGCAACATCAAGTATTACGTGCGTGGCCAGGCTCAGATTTACCGCTAATTGATTTAAATTCAGAATTTATTACCAAAATCGTCTAG